The nucleotide window CTTTTTTAAAATTATTTTTTGAAATTATTTTGCAACAGTATTCATATTGTCTAATACTTCCATTACTTGTTTCACAGCAGTAGCAGACTCACTCAATAATTTTTTCTCATCCGCATTCAAATGCAATTCGATGATTTTTTCGATTCCATTTTTTCCTAAAACGACAGGAACGCCCAAATAAATATTTTTCATTCCGTATTCTCCGTTTAGGTAAGCGCAGCAAGGAAAAATCCTTTTTTGGTCGCGTACTATCGCTTCTACCATTTGCGCAGCCGCAGCTCCAGGAGCAATCCAAGCGGAAGTTCCCATTAAATTTACCAATTCGCCACCGCCTTTTTTGGTGCGATCTATAATAGCATCCAATTTTTCTTTGCTGATTAATTCAGTAACTGGAATTCCTGCAACGGTTGTGTAGCGTGGCAATGGAACCATGGTGTCGCCATGTCCGCCCATCAAAACAGCTTGAATGTCTTTTGGAGAAACATTTAATTCTGCTGCCAAAAATGCACGATAGCGAGCAGTATCAAGTATTCCTGCCATTCCGAAAACACGCGAAGAATCTATTTTTGCTGTTAAAAATGCGCAATACGTCATTACATCCAATGGATTGGAAACCACAATAATTTTTGCGTTTGGCGAATGTTTAATAATATTTTCGGTAACCGATTTTACAATTCCGGCATTGGTAGCGATA belongs to Bacteroidia bacterium and includes:
- the mdh gene encoding malate dehydrogenase, yielding VLIDIKEGVAEGKALDIWQAAPINMYNSHTVGYTNDYAKTNGSEVVVITSGLPRKPGMSRDDLIATNAGIVKSVTENIIKHSPNAKIIVVSNPLDVMTYCAFLTAKIDSSRVFGMAGILDTARYRAFLAAELNVSPKDIQAVLMGGHGDTMVPLPRYTTVAGIPVTELISKEKLDAIIDRTKKGGGELVNLMGTSAWIAPGAAAAQMVEAIVRDQKRIFPCCAYLNGEYGMKNIYLGVPVVLGKNGIEKIIELHLNADEKKLLSESATAVKQVMEVLDNMNTVAK